A region from the Deinococcus seoulensis genome encodes:
- a CDS encoding argininosuccinate synthase gives MTKEKIVLAYSGGLDTSIILKWLQTEKNYDVVCFTADLGQGDEVEEARVKALNTGAVAAYALDLREEFVRDYVFPMFRSSALYEGYYLLGTSIARPLIAKKMVEIAEKEGAVAVSHGATGKGNDQVRFEMTAYALNPDIVTVAPWRDWEFQGRADLETFAREHGIPVPTTKKDPWSTDANMLHISYEGGILEDPWAEPPAHMFKLTVDPADAPNEPEYVEIEFLNGDPVAINGEKLSPAALLAKANELGGKHGVGRLDLVENRFVGMKSRGVYETPGGTVLYHARRAVESLTLDREVLHQRDQLGPKYAELVYNGFWFAPEREALQVYFDHVASSVTGTARLKLYRGNVIVAGRKAPQSLYDKDLVSFEAGGDYNQHDAGAFIKLNALRMRVQARVQSRGAQTEPTEG, from the coding sequence ATGACCAAAGAAAAGATCGTACTCGCGTACAGCGGCGGCCTGGACACCAGCATCATCCTCAAATGGCTCCAGACCGAAAAGAACTACGACGTGGTCTGCTTCACCGCCGACCTCGGTCAGGGCGACGAGGTGGAAGAAGCCCGCGTGAAAGCCCTGAACACCGGCGCCGTCGCCGCCTACGCGCTGGACCTGCGTGAGGAATTCGTGCGGGACTACGTGTTCCCCATGTTCCGCTCGTCGGCGCTGTACGAGGGCTACTACCTGCTGGGCACCAGCATCGCGCGGCCCCTGATCGCCAAGAAGATGGTCGAGATCGCCGAGAAGGAAGGCGCGGTGGCCGTGTCGCACGGCGCGACCGGTAAGGGCAACGACCAGGTGCGCTTCGAGATGACCGCCTACGCCCTGAACCCCGACATCGTCACGGTCGCCCCCTGGCGCGACTGGGAATTCCAGGGCCGCGCCGACCTCGAAACCTTTGCCCGTGAGCACGGCATTCCGGTGCCCACCACCAAGAAGGACCCCTGGAGCACCGACGCGAACATGCTGCACATCAGTTACGAGGGTGGCATCCTGGAAGACCCGTGGGCCGAACCGCCCGCGCACATGTTCAAACTCACGGTGGACCCCGCCGACGCCCCCAACGAACCCGAGTACGTGGAAATCGAGTTCCTGAACGGTGACCCGGTCGCCATCAACGGCGAGAAACTGAGCCCCGCCGCGCTGCTCGCCAAGGCCAACGAACTGGGCGGGAAGCACGGCGTGGGTCGCCTCGACCTCGTCGAGAACCGCTTCGTCGGCATGAAATCACGCGGCGTGTACGAAACGCCCGGCGGCACCGTCCTGTACCACGCCCGCCGCGCCGTCGAGAGCCTCACCCTGGACCGCGAGGTGCTGCACCAGCGCGACCAGCTGGGACCCAAGTACGCCGAACTGGTCTACAACGGCTTCTGGTTCGCCCCGGAACGCGAGGCGCTGCAGGTGTACTTCGATCACGTCGCCAGCAGCGTCACCGGCACCGCCCGCCTGAAGCTGTACCGCGGGAACGTCATCGTCGCCGGACGCAAGGCCCCCCAGAGCCTGTACGACAAGGACCTCGTGAGCTTCGAGGCAGGCGGCGACTACAACCAGCACGACGCCGGCGCGTTCATCAAACTCAACGCCCTGCGCATGCGCGTCCAGGCCCGCGTGCAGTCCAGGGGCGCCCAGACGGAACCCACGGAAGGCTGA
- a CDS encoding GNAT family N-acetyltransferase translates to MTLRPVNPDDIPTFHAVMMAAGMDPRSSWTRTTPADLERSLLAPGSGGFLAVGAGEVLGCVGYRPDGDRTLTLNKLATVPQARRLGVGRALVREVEHVARMGGYERVLLAVSQFNLDVLPFYDRLGYTVTDEPYAHAHPGSPAPVVLVKAVRAEESTIDRPIPPLSDKDAP, encoded by the coding sequence GTGACGCTGCGCCCCGTGAACCCGGACGACATCCCTACCTTCCACGCCGTGATGATGGCCGCCGGGATGGACCCCCGCTCAAGCTGGACGCGCACCACGCCCGCCGACCTGGAACGGTCCCTGCTGGCCCCCGGCTCCGGCGGCTTCCTGGCCGTGGGCGCGGGAGAGGTGCTGGGCTGCGTCGGCTACCGCCCCGACGGCGACCGCACCCTGACACTGAACAAACTCGCGACCGTCCCGCAGGCCCGCCGCCTCGGCGTGGGCCGCGCCCTGGTCCGCGAGGTCGAACACGTCGCCCGCATGGGCGGGTACGAACGCGTGCTGCTGGCCGTCAGCCAGTTCAACCTGGACGTGCTGCCCTTCTACGACCGGCTCGGGTACACCGTCACCGACGAACCCTACGCGCACGCCCACCCGGGCAGCCCCGCCCCGGTGGTACTGGTGAAAGCGGTCCGGGCAGAGGAATCCACCATTGACCGCCCGATCCCGCCTCTCTCTGACAAGGACGCCCCATGA
- a CDS encoding GNAT family N-acetyltransferase, with the protein MTLPPGYALRPATVHDAALIQSQRTAMFTDMGSDVAGLARVHEAGVAWHARMLACGAYTGLLIESGGEVVAGAGVLWNDFPPNADTDSSVRAYVLNVYVRPEHRGRRLARALMQAALAECRARGVDIVTLTASDAGRPTYEALGFTPQAELKLLLKGGTP; encoded by the coding sequence GTGACCCTCCCGCCCGGCTACGCCCTGCGCCCCGCGACCGTCCATGACGCGGCCCTGATTCAGTCCCAGCGTACGGCCATGTTCACGGACATGGGCAGTGACGTGGCGGGACTGGCGCGCGTGCACGAGGCGGGCGTCGCGTGGCACGCGCGGATGCTGGCCTGCGGCGCGTACACGGGCCTGCTGATCGAGAGTGGAGGAGAGGTGGTGGCCGGGGCGGGCGTCCTGTGGAACGACTTCCCGCCGAACGCTGACACGGACAGCTCCGTGCGTGCGTACGTGTTGAACGTGTACGTGCGCCCGGAGCACCGGGGGCGGCGACTCGCCCGCGCGCTCATGCAGGCCGCGCTGGCCGAGTGCCGCGCGCGGGGCGTGGACATCGTCACCCTGACCGCGTCGGACGCCGGGCGCCCCACGTACGAGGCGCTGGGGTTCACGCCGCAGGCCGAACTGAAACTCCTGCTCAAGGGGGGAACCCCGTGA
- a CDS encoding GNAT family N-acetyltransferase — protein sequence MTNVPLSDMHVKLRQAAPADLPIVLDLLTRTGLHTGSVNLAAGTYWIADLDGVPGGCIGLEHGEGVSLIRSTAVVPEARSQGLGRALVRSALTHATLRGDRSVYLFSEEAGDYWRRFGFVPVTADEISGALPDAPQVVSGLCNGWIGGEQAWRLDVQPQGAGDVQPDGTGAAAQG from the coding sequence ATGACCAATGTTCCGCTGTCCGATATGCACGTGAAACTCCGTCAGGCCGCTCCGGCGGACCTGCCCATCGTCCTGGATCTCCTGACCCGCACGGGGCTGCATACGGGCAGCGTGAACCTGGCGGCGGGGACGTACTGGATCGCGGATCTGGACGGCGTGCCCGGCGGCTGCATCGGCCTGGAGCACGGCGAGGGCGTCAGCCTGATCCGTTCGACGGCGGTGGTGCCCGAGGCCCGCAGCCAGGGCCTGGGCCGCGCGCTGGTCCGCTCGGCCCTGACGCACGCGACCCTGCGTGGGGACCGCAGCGTGTACCTGTTCAGCGAGGAGGCCGGGGATTACTGGCGGCGCTTCGGGTTCGTGCCCGTCACGGCCGACGAGATCTCCGGGGCGCTGCCGGACGCGCCGCAGGTGGTCAGTGGCCTGTGTAACGGCTGGATCGGCGGCGAGCAGGCGTGGCGGCTGGACGTGCAGCCGCAGGGGGCCGGGGACGTGCAGCCGGACGGAACAGGGGCGGCGGCGCAGGGGTGA
- a CDS encoding GNAT family N-acetyltransferase, whose amino-acid sequence MTDSSVQIRLASSADRDTVTRVFHDAGLDTDATLADGTTYWVLERGGQPVGAIGLEHGEGASLLRGAAVLPEARGGGLGRRLVMSAVEYAQGRGDRAIYMFSKGGDWGTFGFQQVPLAVVMGDVPDAPQVQAYRAQGSRPGGTTWMRSLS is encoded by the coding sequence ATGACCGATTCCAGCGTTCAGATTCGACTGGCGAGCAGCGCCGACAGGGACACCGTCACCCGCGTCTTTCACGACGCCGGGCTGGACACCGACGCCACGCTGGCGGACGGCACGACCTACTGGGTGCTGGAACGTGGCGGGCAACCGGTCGGCGCGATCGGCCTGGAGCACGGCGAGGGCGCCTCGCTGCTGCGCGGGGCGGCCGTGCTGCCCGAGGCGCGTGGCGGTGGGCTGGGCCGGCGGCTGGTCATGAGTGCCGTGGAGTACGCGCAGGGACGCGGGGACCGCGCGATCTACATGTTCAGCAAGGGCGGCGACTGGGGCACCTTCGGGTTCCAGCAGGTGCCGCTGGCGGTCGTCATGGGCGACGTGCCGGACGCCCCGCAGGTGCAGGCGTACCGCGCGCAGGGCAGCCGCCCCGGCGGCACCACCTGGATGCGCTCCCTGAGCTGA
- a CDS encoding GNAT family N-acetyltransferase has protein sequence MPADLHPATSADLPVIHGLILETGLSTDPALITATLDGSSYWLATEAGQVVGTVGLEHGDGASLLRSAAVRPAAQGRGVGAALARAAIGAARARGDRATYLFTDTAGPYWARLGFEPVRPADLIRALPDAPQVRGGLARGWIHGAAAWRLDLTGVSP, from the coding sequence ATGCCCGCCGACCTGCACCCCGCCACGTCCGCCGATCTGCCCGTCATTCACGGGTTGATCCTCGAGACCGGGCTGAGCACCGACCCGGCGCTCATCACCGCCACGCTGGACGGCAGCTCCTACTGGCTCGCCACCGAGGCGGGGCAGGTCGTGGGCACCGTGGGTCTGGAGCACGGCGATGGCGCGAGCCTGCTGCGCTCGGCCGCCGTGCGGCCCGCCGCGCAGGGCCGGGGGGTGGGTGCGGCGCTCGCACGGGCGGCCATCGGCGCGGCGCGGGCGCGTGGGGACCGCGCCACGTATCTGTTCACCGACACGGCTGGGCCGTACTGGGCCCGCCTGGGATTCGAACCCGTTCGCCCCGCCGACCTGATCAGGGCGCTGCCGGACGCGCCGCAGGTCCGCGGTGGGCTGGCCCGAGGCTGGATTCACGGGGCCGCCGCGTGGCGACTCGACCTGACAGGAGTTTCACCATGA
- the argH gene encoding argininosuccinate lyase — translation MTNTTNTQDKKLWGGRFAEATDGLVELFNASVGFDQRLAEQDIRGSLAHVSMLGQVGILTAEEVAQITDGLNAVLSDIRAGNFEWRLDREDVHMNVEAALRDRIGPVAGKLHTARSRNDQVAVDFRLFTKEAALDLADKTRALRVVMLSEAEKHLEAGVILPGYTHLQVAQPILLSHWFMAYVAMLERDEGRFRDAAERMDESPLGSSALAGTPWPVDRHATAAALGFARPTANSLDGVGSRDFALEFLSACAILSAHLSRLSEELILYSTFEFGFITLPDSHTTGSSIMPQKKNPDVSELARGKAGRVFGNLMGLLTVVKGTPLAYNKDLQEDKEGVFDSYDTLSIVLRLYAEMMPKTVWHADVTGAAAARGYSTATDVADFLARQGVPFREAHEVVGGLVGVASRSGRQLWDLTDEELRAAHPLLNAGVAQSLTVEESVRGRASFGGTAPERVREAIQNARQGLEN, via the coding sequence ATGACCAATACGACGAATACGCAGGATAAGAAACTCTGGGGTGGCCGCTTTGCGGAGGCCACGGACGGTCTGGTGGAACTCTTCAATGCGTCGGTGGGCTTCGATCAGCGCCTCGCGGAGCAGGACATTCGCGGCTCGCTGGCGCATGTGTCGATGCTGGGGCAGGTCGGGATTCTGACGGCCGAGGAGGTCGCGCAGATCACGGACGGGCTGAACGCCGTGCTCTCGGACATCCGCGCGGGGAATTTCGAGTGGCGCCTGGACCGCGAGGACGTGCACATGAATGTCGAGGCGGCCCTGCGTGACCGGATCGGGCCGGTGGCGGGCAAGTTGCACACGGCCCGCTCGCGGAACGATCAGGTGGCGGTGGATTTCCGTCTGTTCACGAAGGAAGCGGCGCTGGATCTGGCGGATAAGACCCGCGCGCTACGCGTGGTGATGCTCTCAGAGGCCGAGAAGCACCTGGAGGCCGGGGTGATCCTGCCGGGGTACACGCACCTTCAGGTGGCGCAGCCGATCCTGCTGTCTCACTGGTTCATGGCGTACGTGGCGATGCTGGAGCGTGACGAGGGCCGCTTCCGGGACGCGGCCGAGCGGATGGACGAGTCGCCGCTGGGTTCGTCGGCGCTGGCGGGCACGCCCTGGCCGGTGGACCGGCACGCGACGGCGGCGGCGCTGGGCTTCGCGCGGCCCACCGCGAACAGCCTGGACGGGGTGGGCAGCCGGGACTTCGCGCTGGAGTTCCTGTCGGCCTGCGCGATCCTGTCGGCGCACCTGTCGCGCCTCAGTGAGGAACTGATCCTGTACTCCACGTTCGAGTTCGGCTTCATCACCCTGCCGGATTCCCACACGACGGGATCGTCGATCATGCCGCAGAAGAAGAACCCGGACGTGTCCGAACTCGCGCGCGGCAAGGCGGGCCGCGTGTTCGGGAACCTGATGGGCCTGCTGACGGTCGTGAAGGGCACGCCGCTGGCGTACAACAAGGACCTTCAGGAGGACAAGGAGGGCGTGTTCGACTCGTACGACACCCTGAGTATCGTGCTGCGCCTGTACGCCGAGATGATGCCGAAGACCGTCTGGCACGCCGACGTGACGGGCGCGGCCGCCGCGCGCGGCTACAGCACTGCGACCGACGTGGCGGACTTCCTGGCCCGCCAGGGCGTCCCGTTCCGCGAGGCGCACGAGGTCGTGGGCGGACTGGTCGGCGTGGCCAGCCGCAGCGGGCGGCAGCTGTGGGACCTCACCGACGAGGAACTGCGCGCCGCGCACCCCCTGCTGAACGCCGGGGTCGCTCAGTCCCTGACCGTCGAGGAGAGCGTCCGTGGCCGCGCCAGCTTCGGCGGGACTGCGCCCGAACGCGTGCGCGAAGCCATTCAGAACGCCCGTCAGGGGCTGGAGAACTGA